The Mastacembelus armatus chromosome 14, fMasArm1.2, whole genome shotgun sequence genomic interval TGAGTGATAACAGGTTTTTGCCTGGATTTCTCACTTACCACAATCTCTCTTGACTGCCGGACAACGGGGAGTCTTAACGGTTCCTGCAAACTCTTTATCCATGATGATGTTTGAGAGGTTTCAAACACAAGTAACTCGTCGAAAGGTCAAGTAACAAGTGAGTGTAGTTCACTCGAGGCTTCTAAATAGAATGTTCTGCTTTGGGTTCAAGGCAATGACACAACATTAAGAGGTTCCAGAATATTCAAATTAATGCTTTAaattctctgtttatttttgaataGATCTGGGTTAGTTACTGAAAATCATTAATCCATGTGTCCAATGATTCAAGACAAGCATACTGCACAGTTCATATCAATCTATCATTCTTCCTGCATAGCATATTCATATTAAAATGTCCCTTTCTATTGGAAATTATGGTTTTATACTACTTTTTCACTCCAGCACATATGTTTTGTAGGAAAGattgcattttctgtttaatattatatattcttaatttatttgtaaaaaaaggaaggaaatatGTTGATACTGAACAGATTAGTAAAATATTCACAGACATCTTTGATTTGTGCAAAAATATATCAgatttaaacatctgtttttttttggtttagtttttttttacagatataCTTTATTGTGGGCTTTGTATAGTTGCTGTCTATTCCAGGTAAAGAGGAAGTTTGGTGGCTGGATAGATAATAGCAAAGGAAAGgctgaaagtgaaaatgaaaagggCTGAGGCAGCAGTTGTAACAGAAACCAccatttttttaagaaatcaCTGTTACTATATAGAATAAAAAGATACCCTCCATTTATCAAAACTAGGGCTCACCACAGTATAATAGGCATAAGATTTGATGTAGTTCAGTTCATTTAAATGTTCTGAGCCACATCTAGACTCAGAGGAAAACAGAGCATTTTTATACATTAAAGAGTAAGTTCACAACACATAATGGGTATCTATGTCACTGTCAGTGTATAATTCAACTTCCTGAAGACATAtacctttgtttttgtaaagaaGTACAGCTAACAACGATTGtcctttttcctttcattattGCACCATCTGCCAGTACAACAAACCCTAAAAAGATCAGCACTATTGAaccctggagaaaaaaaagggttACCCAAAGCAACAAAGGAAATAGCCCTGTGCAGCAGATTGGCATATAGTGTAAAACAATTTCCTTCCCTGATCAATAAAGTTGTTTAAATCTTGAATCTTGAAAATGTCATGAAGAGACAGATGAAAGAGGATGTCGATGTGAGTATTGACAGTTACTAATAGTAACCTctaatttgtgtgtgtctttttgcaGATCTTCCCTGCATGTCTGCAGCAGTTGGACCCAAAACCCCTCAGGTCAAAAATAAATCCATAGGGAGGAAATAGGCCATGGTCAGTAATTGAAAAACTATCAGTTAGTGCAGAGCAAGTTCCTGACTGAAATTACTTCAGAGCTCAGTTCCCTCAGTATGGTAAATTATCCATCCTAAGATTGTAAACATAATGACCATTATCATAACTTTGGTGTGGAAAATCCTCTGTGTGTGATCTTTTCATGACAATATACcacatgataaaaaaataacattactgATAATCCACCAgcctttaatttttattttcatatcagCATGGAATTCACATGCACTAAGGTAAGTACTGTTACTCAAAGTATTCTCTCATGACTTAGCCATTGTCTAAGTGTGGGAAACAAATGCGAGATTTTTTCCTTCACACCTTTCTATGAGACATCTGCTGATGTATGACTATCAGACATCAAAACAGATCTTCCATGTCCTATGATGATTTGAAGATTTCCTTGTCTTTCACAACAAATTGAAAATTTCCACGCAGCCCTTGACCTCTAAATGTCAAACACAGTTTCCCTTCCTCGTCTGTCGTCCTTTATTACATCCTCTGCACAGAAAGGTACACTTTTGTTCCTCACTTACTCACTGTGGAGAGTTCAAGAGGTAGCTTGTTTGCGCCCAAAAGAGGAAGTTACTCAACTGCATGAAGCTCACTGTATATTACAATGACATAGATTTCAATCTTGCAATAACACTAATAACTTTTTCAGCtttgaaacaacaaaataataatcttAAAATCATGTTTACATAATCTTACTGGTCACCTTCATGGCTAAAACTGCTAACAAAATGATCAGTGCCACTCTGAATAGCCTGTATCTCTGAAATCTGGGTACATACAGTCCCATTACTATCATCTTTGCTTTCTTCATTCTCCTGCTCTCCTTTCCATTCTCTATTTCCACAGTCATCCTGCCTTCTTGTTCCTTCCCAGTCTATGTCCTCCCTCTCCATGTTCATACTTCTTTCTCTATCCATCTCCTCTGCTTCTTGGGCTATTTGTTGGCTGTTCAGGTAGATGCTACTTTGTGAAACCATAGTGCTGTTGTCTCTGGGTGGAAGGTGAGCATCCATATCTCCTTCCACCTCCAAGAAAGCATTTGCAGAGGCTGGGAAGGGAACCGGCAGCTGATCTTCTCGGTTGTTTCGTCCCTGAGCCTGGGGTTGCTGGTGGCGATGCTTCTTGCGTTTCTTTGCCAACTTCAGATCCAGCGAAGCATAATTCAGGTCAGACTCTAAAGGCTGATTTTAGACAAAAGAGATCAATTGTTCATTAAAACAAAGTTTCAGATGCacatgcaatttaaatttaaataggCAATGTCTTTAGTGAAGGTTTACATGCATTTAAAGCATAGTTTATTTTTAGAACATATTGTGCTTAATTGTGTTTAATGGGTGATGGTTTCATTGACCACAATGTGTCTAGGGTGTCAGCTGCCTTCCGTTTAGAAAGGAAATCTGTCATCAAGAGTTAAACttgtctgcatgtgtatttttacacaaaATACACTGCACGCATGGCTCACTGCAACTGcaacaactgtatttttttgaaaaaatggCACTACTGTACATTAAACATTGCAAACAACTTACAAACAATTTTCAAGTTCATATTCAAGATGCAAAGCTTTAACAATTGTTCTTTTCCCAGGCAATATCTCAAATAGAAGTcaggtgtaaaaaaaacattaagaagaTGTAAAAACAACCttccaaaacagaaaaataattattaataataagcTTTTCCACTCAGCCATAATGCTCTGTTTAGACAAGCtattacatatatattaaaataactgtacgttataataacatttttgtttaacaACATCACATACAGTACTAATAAAATTGCATGTGGGAAGTCGGAACAATATCATTGCAAAAAAACCAGAGGAAGAGAAATTGTAATGAAATTACAGCAATTACCTTTGTAAGATCTCTTGTGTGTCGCTTGGTCATCATCTCATAGCAAACCTCAACTGAAACTAAAAAGGTAAACATGATTTGTTTTACATTCTTCTAACGAAGCATACGTAAATcactaaaatgagaaaaaacagtAGTCAAGCTCTGCTGACTGAATTACTAGAAACAAGACAGCAAAATATCGAATCTAAGAGGATTTAATTAGTAAGTGAAAAGGgaattgatttcattttctctaaGTAAAATAACGCTTTGTTTAAAGTATAATTgatctgattttgttttcagctctTTCATGtttagaatatatatatatatattctaacAAGCTAGATGgcatacaaaaatatattgtcTAAAATACAGGTAAAGAAGCAGATATAATTACTATAAAAAATTGTATAGACAAACCATACATAGCATACAAAAACTGATAGCCTGTTGTGATGGACTGCTGTACTATAAGTAATGAACTGGGATTCTAAAAAATTCAATGACTCATCGTTATTTATTAAAAAGTTGAGTGCTGGTCTGCGCTCACCACGTCTGTTTGTGTGGATGTTGCCGTAGATTGGATTTTCCTGTTGCTCATGATGATTGTGGGGATTTTCTTGCAGCTCATGATGATTAAAGTCTTGAAAATAATGTCCCTCATCTTCTGAGCGACTTCAACAAGATATGGAAGAATAATTTCACAGTTAATTTTTATTGCAGATAATAGATGTTATTTgtaaatatgattaaaaaatgaaaatattaggAAACTTAataacacatccatccatccatccatcttctttacccgctttttcctgaaagccagggtcataATAACACATAATAGACTAAATAGTAATGGGATGACATAGAGATGTGTTTaattgccatttaaaaaaagtaaattaagaGCATACCCTTCTCCTTCATAAATGTGTGCAGAACAGCAGGAGCCTAAGTGAACAAATTATTAAGCAATTTAGAAAAGTCCCTGTTACCTTTGAGCTGAGAGGTTTGAAATCAGTGTTGACtacttttaaaacaatatttcaaaaataaggTGATTTGAATCATACTTCTTCTCAAAGTGGTTCTTCGTCCCATGCATATGATGACGTTGAGACACATAGAAATCAGCAAGGCCAGAGATAAAAGCAAAAGGCCTATAGTTTCAGTGTGACAGTCTAAAAGACGAACAGAAACTGTACGTTAACAaactttcaaatgtttgtttatggGAATCAAAATGTCAGGGAATAGAATTTCATACGTTAACACTTTTTATCTGCTACTCTCACACTATACAGCTCAACAATGAACAGAAAACCGTTTAAAAATGCGTTTTCACTTTTGCACTATTTTCTCAATGGAAATGGATGGTACAAGTTTGAACTACACAATATGACAAATTTCACAGGATGTTCATTCTACGCACTGTAAGTTTTATTGTAAACACACCCTAACAGTttagtgaaataaataatttacttaAAAAGCTTCACAGTTGCTTCCACTTCAGTTGTGCCACATGTGGTATGATAAACATATGGACTGTGACACCAAC includes:
- the LOC113142998 gene encoding uncharacterized protein LOC113142998, with protein sequence MPPDCHTETIGLLLLSLALLISMCLNVIICMGRRTTLRRSSCCSAHIYEGEGRSEDEGHYFQDFNHHELQENPHNHHEQQENPIYGNIHTNRRVSVEVCYEMMTKRHTRDLTKPLESDLNYASLDLKLAKKRKKHRHQQPQAQGRNNREDQLPVPFPASANAFLEVEGDMDAHLPPRDNSTMVSQSSIYLNSQQIAQEAEEMDRERSMNMEREDIDWEGTRRQDDCGNREWKGEQENEESKDDSNGTVCTQISEIQAIQSGTDHFVSSFSHEGDQ